In Bactrocera neohumeralis isolate Rockhampton unplaced genomic scaffold, APGP_CSIRO_Bneo_wtdbg2-racon-allhic-juicebox.fasta_v2 cluster10, whole genome shotgun sequence, the genomic stretch acaatcgtctcaaacatcaatacatacttatatgcttacacatgtaaatatgtgcgaatgacattcccacacaaacaatgcatacacaacatacatacttacatgcgttcacatagggatatgtcacccgcaaaaattacaaatattgttctacaaaaaacaacaagcatcagaaaccaatatggcagccaaattgccgacgtcaaaatttatagtaaatttcccaacaacaaaattttcattcatgaacgcaaacgtactttcaaaaagcatattcgattcattcataaaagcagacgccattacatctccccgagcatgccttgcctacaaccgtcttttcgcgacgatttcaaaagctaaaaatcataaattgaatatatttctgaaatgtatgggaaggaaaaagtgacaacctcggaaatataagtattaaaaaatattagaataaaatagacaacatagtttatttgtcgaatttcaagtctagaaatttttcaaagaaaatattcaatattcttctgatttttgtgtacagtcaatcccggttatgtagtactccgcttaagtgaaaatcaaatttctccctcatcactcttaacagcctatattatatcttgctgcatctcacgatttgttttttttgaaatacctagAAATTACTGTTTTAAGTACGACTCATTCAAGTATCCGCACTCACTTATGtaccattttatatttttatttttaactaactaCAAATATCTGTATCTTTAAATGTGGCACATAACCAgtattgactgtatttgtcaaggaatgtaaaaaatattttgaaattctgaaatatttttacgcagctgcgtcgatatgtatgcaagctcacacacaaacatacatatttacgcttgtttgtaggcgaagctgtacagcggcaaggaaagcggtgacaatcggcggccattcgtttatttttttcggcacagcttggattttctaccaacaacacaatgtttgACTTTTTGATAAAACGTGAAGTTCGGcaattggttgtccgtgacaacggagtttttgtaagaaacaatgggtgtatatactgtatttacacacaaattggtgtgtagacaaatttacaaacataatgcgaatgattctttcaaatttgtttacgtgcacacaaaattacatatgtacatatgtgaatatgtgaacattatgcgtatggttttataaaatctttttacaTGCTTATGTGAATCTGTGCGACGGCATGGTCTTTTAAACCGTTATCAGAACCTTTAATGCccaaagcaaacaaatacataatgGTGTATATAACACTATATAATACCTTAACAAaacttattaattataattatattagttataatatttaggtaattatacaaatatgatTAATGGAATTCATCATTACATACATAGGTCaaattgcacatatgtatgtacatgaatacttatgtactttgatatctaatatgtacatacatacttatatctttCATGATGTctataaatgatatccatagtcgtttgcgcattgtaaacacgcgaatctgtaagcatacatttctaaacattgaaattagcatcactTTTCTCATTTAAGGTTAGGTTCCAGCTCTAAAGTAAATgctgaagaaattattgatattatttcttttgtgtgAAATAGTAGTTAGcaagaaattttgacatttcatatCGCACCGTGAAtgttaaaaagtaaaagaagAAGAGTGTGAAAAGTAATCAAACGTAAaagatatttgaagaaaaactaaTAGAACGGAATAGAAATTTGAGCAGGAGtaattgtgtatgtgtataaaaaagCAAAGAGTTATTCAAACGTAAAAGATATTAGAGCAAAGCAATTGGTAAGTTTccttttatgtatatttaatttatttaaaaatatcatgaTTAAtgattattctttattttacaGGTGGTCATTTTTAGAATTCATAATGGAAGACGAGGAGtagattttatataatattttaccaAATTATAGTGtctatacaaatgtatttcttatattttaggTTAAATCTTATGATGTTGTTGAACTGTGGCGCGTTCATGACCATCATAGAGTCTGGAAAAACCTAATTAAAACGCAGGTGACCCTGTCATTGGGTGAGCCCTTATCTCAAGGCGAGGAATGAGAAGGGGAGGTTTTtcaccgacttcaaaaacttaCGGAACGATCCAACTCGTTTCATCGAAAATTTTCGTATGCCACAGAGTGTATTTGATAAGCTTTGGGAAATACTGGAACCGAACTAGACCGAACGATTTCATTCCTACTAAAGCTAAGTTAGCAATTGTACTAgagtatgttataaaaaaaggtACTATATTAGCACAAATAGGATTTAACCGctatgatttttctttttttcaggtACCTGGCTTCTGGAGATATACAACGCCATATGGCCCCCTGCTATCGTATTAGCAAGCAGCACTTTGGTAGAATCGTGTCCGATGTGTGTaagggaatatgcagcgtattgaaaaatgaaattccAGATTGGACAGAACACTCGTTGTTGGAGATATCGAACTGCTTTCGAACACAATGGAATTTTCCGAACTGCGTCGGGACTATCGATGGCAAACACATAGCTGTCAAAGCCCCACCAAAATCTGGaagcatattttataattacaacGTAAGtgaatacgtacatatacatatatgtagattatAATACCCTCGTGCGgtagttaataatttttattaatatgctTTTATTATAGGGATTCCATTCTATTGTGTTGATGGCCACATGTGATGCCAATTATAAATTCACATACGTGGATGTTGCTGCTTACGGAAGCGAAGGAGACTCCAATATTATGAAGAATTCGAGATTTGGTATCAGCATACTTAATGACAGCTGCCAATTTCCGGCCGACGGCTTTATTGATGGCAAAAAAGTACCATACTTCATTGTAGGAGACGACGCATTTCCACTGCGTAAACGTATTATAAAGTCTTACAACAGCAAAAACCTTTCCAAAGAggaacaaattttcaattaccgTTTAAGTAGAGCAAGACGGTGTACTGAAAACGCGTTTGGAGTTTTGAGTGCAAAATGGCTTTGCCTCAGAAAGGTATTATTTTGTCATCCGGACCGGGCACGATCAATTGTTTCAGCATGCTGCCTGCTTCATAACTTCCTCATCAATAAATGTGGACAAACTTATAATCCTCCTATCTTCTGTGGATTCGAGGGCATCGATGGATTCTGGGAATCAGGATAATGGGAGActatacaacaacaagaaggCCCTTTAAATGATTTAGGTACCTACCGGGGAAGAGCATCAGATTATGGAAAATATGTACGAAATGTCTTAAAAGATTATGTAAATTCTACATCTGGATCTGTTGCATGGCAAAATAATGCAacatttctttgaatttttaaatatttatgtttatttaaaaaacaataattgctATCTATTTTATGTAAaccatgtatatatgttttttataaaaagaagtttgatgtttccaaatttcgtgtttatttatttcataactaATCAGAAGATAAGtgagtataaaaagatatttattttaattttttgatttaagttCATTAACATTCTGTAACAGCATACTGTAAAATTCCATACACATATCATCACCAACTTACCGTGGAAGTTTATTCAACAACCACTCAAAACTAGCAAGAACTTGTGCATATGATGAGTTGTTCTTTGCTGCTACCAAATCTTCTTGCTTCCTTAAAATGTTGTTGAACCGATTCCATGCCTCGTCATTTTGGCTTCCGCGAAACGTACGACTACTTGTGGTGGGTGTTGGATTCTGCAAAATACACaaacaagaaataaaacatGCACATTATATACATCCATTTACATGCACATTATATACACTTACATAATCATATTGCGGAACACTTAACACCTCCTCATTCGCTCTATTTATCGGGGAAGCTGAATCAAAATCTTCAAACGTTGGACTTgtgaaagttctgcgaaagcacaacaaaaatttatgaaattttaaaataatatatataatatttaatagactTACGTTCTTTTGTGTGATGTATTTGGTAAAAATGCCATTTCTTCAGCAAAATCCCAATCAATCGCGTCTGAAAAAAAGGCTCCTCCAGCGTTTCTCCACCTGCGCTACCACTTTTATACTTGCGGGCCACTTTGGCGTGATAGCGACAGCTCTTCCGTAAGCTAATCCATCCAGCTTTGCACTCACTAACTATATaaacataacaaataaaatgaagttaagagattcataaaattaaaatttaatttatatacacttaCCAGTTTTGCCAACGGAATTGCTTATGTGCACCCAGGCCTGCTCCAcagcatttttatttgaatgcaTAACGTTTGTTTTGTCCCATATTTGGGGCCATTCTTCCACTGCTTTAATTAGTTCTCGTTTTTCACCCgctgtgaaattttttatcctCTTTTGCCGCTTTGCAACAGGTGTTAAGTCATCCATTTCTAAGGAATAAACGAAATaacatacaaaattcaaataaaaccaCCAACTTACTTCTTCTTCCCACTCAATTTGCGTCAGAAATATATAGAAACTGttatgtttcttcgcaaaaccagtgTTGCCTATccacaatttataaaataaaagtagtaAATATACTTACTgaatttcttgagagctggatgtTGCCACAAGAAAATTTAACATCAGAAACCTTCTTGATCATTtcataagcgtttttttatatgaagtgtTTGcttttcttgagagctggaaacCCACCTTTAACAacgaaaatgctcaattctgctattttcgaccccctcatgttaaatattggtgaaatctgctaataatatttttgtggtgaaa encodes the following:
- the LOC126764885 gene encoding uncharacterized protein LOC126764885, coding for MRRGGFSPTSKTYGTIQLVSSKIFVCHRVYLISFGKYWNRTRPNDFIPTKAKLAIVLEYLASGDIQRHMAPCYRISKQHFGRIVSDVCKGICSVLKNEIPDWTEHSLLEISNCFRTQWNFPNCVGTIDGKHIAVKAPPKSGSIFYNYNGFHSIVLMATCDANYKFTYVDVAAYGSEGDSNIMKNSRFGISILNDSCQFPADGFIDGKKVPYFIVGDDAFPLRKRIIKSYNSKNLSKEEQIFNYRLSRARRCTENAFGVLSAKWLCLRKVLFCHPDRARSIVSACCLLHNFLINKCGQTYNPPIFCGFEGIDGFWESG
- the LOC126764929 gene encoding uncharacterized protein LOC126764929, producing the protein MAFLPNTSHKRTTFTSPTFEDFDSASPINRANEEVLSVPQYDYVSNPTPTTSSRTFRGSQNDEAWNRFNNILRKQEDLVAAKNNSSYAQVLASFEWLLNKLPR